A stretch of the Marivirga tractuosa DSM 4126 genome encodes the following:
- a CDS encoding DUF4407 domain-containing protein, with protein sequence MEKLQSFFWYCSGANTELLNQCPTDSSKYVGIGATILFTGLFAALSAAYAFFTVFDSYLIASILGFVWGLMIFNLDRFIVTSMRKTSKKEEFVMAIPRLILAILISIVIAKPLELKIFEKEINSELLVMQDEMKAAQKEKIIEDYAQQKSTVNQELSDLKTEIRVKEQERNELRDIARQEADGTGGTMKRNPGPIYQIKKANADQVEGELQQLIQQNNPIIANKISQIKQLDSLQAAALLAIDIKDIGGPAARLEALDRLATKSSAIWWANAFIVLLFIVIETSPIFVKLISKKGPYDHLLFHEEYKFETGAYKNKAFIHHELKKESASLAAKEKEFVTNRLDVDLDKA encoded by the coding sequence ATGGAAAAACTTCAAAGTTTCTTTTGGTATTGTTCTGGTGCCAATACTGAATTATTAAATCAATGCCCCACGGATTCCAGCAAATATGTAGGCATTGGAGCCACGATTCTCTTTACCGGATTATTTGCTGCTCTTTCTGCTGCCTACGCTTTTTTCACTGTTTTCGATAGTTACCTAATCGCCAGTATTCTGGGTTTCGTCTGGGGATTGATGATTTTTAACCTGGATCGCTTTATCGTCACCAGCATGCGTAAGACTAGCAAGAAAGAGGAATTCGTAATGGCAATTCCTCGCTTGATTTTAGCAATCTTAATCTCCATTGTGATTGCGAAACCTTTAGAGCTGAAAATATTTGAAAAGGAAATCAATAGCGAACTTCTGGTGATGCAAGATGAAATGAAAGCAGCACAAAAAGAGAAAATTATTGAAGACTATGCACAGCAAAAAAGCACAGTGAATCAAGAATTGTCTGACTTAAAAACTGAAATTAGGGTGAAAGAACAAGAGCGAAATGAATTGAGAGATATTGCACGCCAAGAAGCCGATGGAACAGGCGGAACCATGAAAAGAAACCCTGGTCCCATCTATCAAATCAAGAAAGCCAATGCTGATCAAGTAGAAGGAGAACTTCAGCAGCTAATTCAGCAAAACAATCCAATCATTGCGAATAAAATTTCTCAAATCAAGCAATTAGATTCTTTACAAGCAGCAGCTCTTTTAGCTATTGACATTAAAGACATAGGCGGCCCAGCGGCCAGATTGGAAGCTTTAGATCGATTAGCCACCAAAAGCAGTGCTATATGGTGGGCCAATGCCTTTATCGTATTGCTTTTTATCGTCATTGAAACCAGTCCAATTTTCGTAAAACTCATCTCTAAAAAAGGCCCATATGATCATTTGCTATTTCATGAAGAATACAAATTCGAGACCGGAGCCTATAAAAACAAAGCTTTTATTCACCATGAACTCAAAAAGGAATCTGCCTCTTTAGCTGCTAAAGAAAAAGAGTTCGTCACCAATCGTTTAGATGTAGATTTAGACAAAGCTTAA
- a CDS encoding DUF885 domain-containing protein, producing MKTTYSLLLFLSIIIVGCQNNDRVKTTESSSNEVNYSSNNYEDLVTLFKEWRTFEEPPLFDGAPDYTKASFEKRWPDFKELQSKLQSIDTSGWSTENQVDWMIVWAEMNGYDFNHRVLKPWTRDPAYYKTVWSHRSDVPAHEGPTHHATTELWTYTFPLSTAERVRLMEDLKVIPPLNAQAQQNLTGNARELWIAGIRDIKEQSTVLTELKNDSLIKEDKELVSIIDQAITSTDELASWLEKEGQSKAGPSGIGKENYSWYLQNVHLVPLSWEDEVMLLKRELARAWSSLKLEEHRNRNLPELKDADSPEAYDKMADEAAKSLIQFLDEQEIVTVKPYFEPALREHLGEYKPKDERNFFTIGEHYDPRPLYSHFYHWFELARMDTEPHQSEIRKGPLLYNIFDSRNEGTATAVEEIFMQAGLYDDSPRVREIVYIMIAQRAARGLGSLYAHANEMTMEEAGGIHTKYTPRGWMNTEEELLIFEQHLYLRQPGYGTSYITGKYLLENAIAEYARLKESDEEPFQLKDFFDTLNSIGNIPISLGQWQMTGSKSHMEEVYD from the coding sequence TTGAAAACTACATATTCACTCCTCCTATTCCTAAGTATTATTATTGTTGGCTGCCAAAATAATGATAGAGTAAAGACTACGGAAAGCAGCTCCAACGAAGTAAACTACTCCTCCAATAATTATGAAGATTTAGTTACTCTATTCAAAGAATGGCGAACATTTGAAGAACCTCCCCTATTTGACGGTGCTCCTGATTATACCAAAGCTAGCTTTGAAAAGCGTTGGCCAGATTTTAAAGAATTACAATCAAAACTACAATCCATTGATACAAGCGGCTGGTCAACTGAAAATCAGGTAGATTGGATGATTGTGTGGGCTGAAATGAATGGATATGATTTTAACCATAGAGTGTTAAAGCCCTGGACTCGTGATCCTGCTTATTACAAAACAGTTTGGAGTCATCGAAGTGATGTGCCTGCACATGAAGGTCCTACTCATCATGCAACAACAGAATTATGGACATATACTTTTCCACTTTCCACTGCTGAAAGAGTCCGCTTAATGGAGGATTTAAAAGTCATCCCTCCACTGAATGCACAAGCGCAGCAAAACTTGACTGGAAATGCACGAGAATTGTGGATTGCTGGCATAAGAGATATCAAAGAACAAAGTACCGTACTTACCGAATTAAAAAATGATTCGCTGATTAAAGAGGATAAAGAATTAGTCTCCATTATCGATCAAGCCATTACTTCCACTGATGAATTGGCTAGCTGGTTAGAAAAAGAAGGGCAATCTAAAGCAGGCCCATCAGGAATCGGGAAAGAAAATTATAGCTGGTACTTACAAAACGTACATCTGGTTCCTTTGAGTTGGGAGGATGAAGTAATGCTCCTTAAACGTGAGCTAGCCCGTGCCTGGTCTTCGCTAAAATTAGAAGAACATAGAAACAGGAATCTGCCCGAATTGAAGGATGCTGATTCTCCAGAAGCTTATGATAAAATGGCTGATGAGGCCGCAAAAAGTTTGATCCAATTCCTGGACGAGCAAGAAATAGTGACCGTGAAACCTTATTTTGAACCAGCACTTCGAGAGCATTTGGGCGAGTACAAACCCAAGGATGAACGTAATTTCTTTACAATCGGGGAGCATTACGATCCACGACCCTTATACTCTCATTTTTATCACTGGTTTGAATTAGCCAGAATGGATACTGAACCGCATCAAAGTGAAATAAGAAAAGGTCCCTTGTTGTATAATATTTTTGATTCCAGAAATGAGGGAACTGCTACAGCAGTGGAAGAAATCTTTATGCAAGCTGGTCTTTATGACGACTCACCAAGAGTCCGAGAAATTGTCTATATCATGATCGCTCAAAGAGCTGCACGAGGATTAGGATCCTTATATGCGCATGCTAATGAAATGACCATGGAAGAAGCTGGAGGCATTCATACGAAGTACACTCCGCGTGGATGGATGAATACTGAAGAAGAACTACTCATTTTTGAACAGCACTTGTATTTGCGCCAGCCAGGTTATGGCACTAGCTATATCACGGGAAAATATTTACTAGAAAATGCGATAGCTGAATATGCCAGATTAAAGGAATCCGATGAAGAACCATTTCAACTAAAAGACTTTTTTGATACACTAAATAGCATCGGAAATATTCCGATTTCATTAGGTCAATGGCAAATGACCGGTTCCAAAAGTCATATGGAAGAAGTCTATGATTAG
- a CDS encoding GAF domain-containing protein, translating to MDRIDILGDEYDRYKLFTKDLLDETDDAELQEIVKEAAKELNTPMGLVSLILEQIQFFKAQTGLPEILETSRGTHRDASFCQFVVRDEEIFEVNNATEDQRIPQHVVKEFNIQSYLGVPIKIDNVVIGSLCVLDTKTRNFTQKERQMLYKLSEKVNQRLETLTKSRKQTKLDLTYRTLNPAFSEISDSIRPIQKLIDSGHSNVATIRSFLNIANQFISIKSQNSETIKMSLEAAIEANELIEDRILNIEMNVLNSIDSLDALKNLLSNFSESEITKILISAQDLTRNATKAVGGFPMPDIDDEVIIQAKADLAIALISNCLLIVSAELKEVNSTAGIQLHVNEKNEFIDLEFTSTDLTKEAAHKLFNQLNLLIGTSQRSIVLKEKSNGIIISLKLVNSST from the coding sequence ATGGACAGAATAGATATTTTAGGCGATGAATACGATCGTTACAAATTATTTACGAAAGATCTACTAGATGAAACTGACGATGCCGAGCTGCAAGAAATAGTAAAAGAAGCAGCGAAAGAATTAAACACGCCTATGGGGTTAGTGAGCCTAATCCTAGAACAAATTCAATTCTTCAAAGCTCAGACTGGCTTACCAGAAATTCTAGAAACTTCAAGAGGAACACATAGAGACGCATCTTTTTGTCAATTTGTAGTCCGTGATGAAGAAATATTCGAGGTGAATAATGCTACTGAAGACCAAAGAATACCTCAACATGTTGTTAAAGAGTTTAATATCCAATCGTACCTAGGAGTTCCTATAAAAATAGATAATGTAGTTATTGGTTCGCTCTGCGTGCTGGATACCAAGACTAGGAACTTCACTCAGAAGGAACGTCAGATGCTTTACAAATTATCTGAAAAAGTTAATCAACGACTGGAGACGCTCACTAAAAGTAGGAAACAAACCAAGCTCGATCTTACTTACCGAACATTAAATCCTGCTTTTAGCGAAATATCGGATTCGATAAGACCAATTCAAAAACTGATTGATTCTGGTCATTCTAACGTAGCTACAATACGGTCTTTTCTAAACATCGCTAATCAATTCATATCGATTAAGAGCCAAAATTCAGAAACGATCAAAATGTCACTAGAAGCCGCTATTGAGGCTAATGAGTTAATAGAAGATAGAATTCTTAACATTGAAATGAACGTACTGAATAGTATTGACAGTTTAGACGCATTAAAAAATCTACTTTCCAATTTTTCAGAATCAGAAATCACAAAAATTTTAATTTCAGCTCAGGACTTAACTCGAAATGCAACAAAAGCTGTAGGTGGCTTCCCTATGCCAGATATAGACGATGAAGTCATCATTCAAGCGAAAGCTGATCTAGCGATTGCTCTAATTTCAAATTGTTTATTGATAGTATCAGCAGAGCTTAAAGAAGTAAACTCTACTGCCGGAATTCAGCTACATGTGAACGAGAAAAATGAATTTATTGATTTAGAGTTTACGTCAACAGACTTAACTAAAGAAGCGGCCCATAAACTTTTTAATCAGCTTAATTTACTAATCGGGACAAGTCAACGTTCAATTGTATTAAAAGAGAAAAGTAATGGAATTATTATCAGCTTAAAACTAGTCAATAGCAGCACCTAA
- a CDS encoding head GIN domain-containing protein: MKKSIFIIGILFLTISSSLTAQVNSYDVMNIVDFHSISVNSAYTVYVKQSNKEEVRVEAEKEIYDLTEITVKEGVLHINIKRDDSKSSKSIWQKIDNIKLLPTLKVYVSIKDVQSLSVNGNGKLITENSIASDKLSLLVAGTGSMEVDIKSETVDAKLSGPGNLTIKGYANKMDIESSGAGTIDAYDFEVQNANANLYGLGSMKINVSDKLDAKIYGSGNMLVKGATKEIVKKEYGAGLVERKN, translated from the coding sequence ATGAAGAAATCAATTTTTATTATAGGAATACTATTTTTGACAATCTCATCCTCTCTAACCGCTCAAGTTAACAGTTATGATGTGATGAATATAGTGGATTTCCACAGTATTAGTGTCAATTCAGCCTATACTGTGTATGTAAAACAATCCAATAAAGAGGAAGTAAGGGTTGAAGCAGAGAAAGAGATTTATGATTTAACTGAGATTACTGTGAAAGAAGGAGTTTTGCATATCAACATTAAAAGAGACGACTCCAAATCAAGTAAAAGCATATGGCAGAAAATTGACAATATTAAATTGTTGCCCACTCTGAAAGTTTATGTTTCCATTAAAGATGTACAAAGTTTATCAGTAAACGGAAATGGCAAGCTTATCACTGAAAATTCCATCGCATCTGATAAACTTTCACTCTTGGTGGCCGGGACAGGTAGTATGGAAGTAGATATAAAAAGTGAAACCGTAGATGCCAAATTATCAGGGCCAGGAAATTTAACCATCAAAGGATATGCTAACAAGATGGATATTGAAAGTAGCGGAGCAGGAACAATCGATGCTTATGATTTTGAGGTACAAAATGCAAATGCAAATTTGTATGGCTTGGGATCCATGAAAATCAATGTGTCAGATAAACTAGACGCCAAAATTTATGGCAGTGGAAATATGTTGGTGAAGGGCGCCACCAAAGAAATCGTAAAGAAGGAATACGGAGCTGGTCTGGTAGAAAGAAAAAATTAA
- a CDS encoding M28 family peptidase produces MKKHILTLTFVGIALTAFSQAPQEVDTRHYDIVEAVSADRIENDIRTLAGFGTRNTFSDTVSNTRGIGAARRWIKAEFDKISEECGGCLEVFYQKDFVTKEGNSRVPKDAWVVNVVAIQKGTDYPNNHVLMSGDIDSRASNTMDYETDAPGANDNASGMAGTIEAARVLSKYKFKNSIVYVGLSGEEQGLFGGAGLAEYAKENEWNIIGILNNDMIGNIEGVDGVIDNRTFRIFSEPVPPTETERERTMRRYYGGEVDGISRQLARYVHKQTQTYMPEMNPMMIYRLDRFGRGGHHRPFNDLGFAGIRIMEAHENYNRQHQDIRVEDGIEYGDVVEGVNFDYAKKLTAVNAISLAGLAWAPPAPQNVGIGGVVAPSAILAWDEVDNDNIVGYKIYWRLTTSPTWDNFRYVGKVNEHTLEGIVIDNYYFGVSAVDKNGNESVVVFPDRVIR; encoded by the coding sequence ATGAAAAAACATATACTAACACTGACTTTTGTCGGCATTGCATTGACAGCCTTTTCGCAAGCACCACAGGAAGTGGATACTCGGCATTATGATATCGTGGAAGCAGTTTCTGCAGATAGAATTGAAAATGATATCAGAACCTTAGCAGGATTTGGTACTAGAAATACATTTTCGGATACGGTATCCAACACGAGAGGAATTGGGGCTGCCAGAAGATGGATAAAAGCTGAATTTGATAAAATTTCAGAAGAATGTGGCGGTTGTCTAGAGGTGTTCTACCAAAAAGATTTTGTGACCAAAGAAGGCAACAGCAGAGTGCCCAAAGATGCTTGGGTAGTAAATGTAGTCGCTATTCAAAAAGGGACTGATTACCCTAACAATCATGTATTAATGTCTGGTGATATAGATTCTCGAGCCAGTAATACGATGGATTATGAAACTGATGCGCCAGGAGCAAACGATAATGCTTCAGGAATGGCAGGCACTATTGAAGCAGCAAGAGTGCTGTCCAAATATAAATTCAAAAACAGCATTGTTTATGTAGGCCTTTCAGGTGAAGAACAAGGCCTCTTTGGAGGAGCCGGTTTAGCTGAATATGCCAAAGAAAACGAATGGAATATCATTGGTATTTTAAATAATGATATGATCGGGAATATTGAAGGTGTAGATGGCGTAATTGACAATCGCACTTTCAGAATATTCTCTGAACCCGTTCCTCCAACTGAAACTGAAAGAGAACGCACTATGCGCAGATACTATGGCGGTGAAGTGGACGGAATTTCGCGGCAATTGGCTCGCTATGTGCATAAGCAAACGCAAACTTACATGCCTGAAATGAATCCAATGATGATTTACCGTTTGGATCGATTTGGAAGAGGCGGACACCACAGGCCTTTCAATGATTTAGGCTTTGCCGGCATCAGAATCATGGAAGCTCATGAAAATTATAACCGTCAGCATCAGGATATTAGAGTGGAGGATGGAATTGAATACGGAGATGTAGTGGAAGGCGTAAATTTTGATTATGCCAAAAAACTAACGGCTGTAAACGCCATCTCTTTGGCAGGATTAGCGTGGGCACCACCTGCTCCTCAAAATGTAGGAATAGGCGGAGTAGTAGCGCCATCAGCCATTTTAGCATGGGATGAAGTGGATAATGATAATATAGTAGGCTATAAAATCTATTGGAGATTAACTACTTCCCCTACTTGGGATAATTTCCGATATGTAGGAAAAGTAAACGAGCATACTTTAGAAGGCATTGTAATTGATAATTATTATTTCGGTGTATCTGCGGTAGATAAAAATGGAAACGAATCGGTTGTGGTATTTCCTGATAGAGTGATTAGATAG
- a CDS encoding DUF2490 domain-containing protein, translated as MTTYFTKFLFIVFISIPFLGNTQHKPSLRWEPGISVTKKIDSRWSYNMSISGRQRFTNYGEGESNLKTDRWEIKSFGTYTLFGGKKLSLGYMYRTVDPFEPESGWEHRITQQFAFITNFGGYRLGNKFRIEQRIRSSVYLTRLRYAISNDFPLQGESLDPKEFYLIGGNELVYAFNGLGDELENRFSLGIGRLIKGGQKLQFSVQSRYSDLISSNRDHIIQFESVYYFNL; from the coding sequence ATGACAACGTACTTTACTAAATTTCTTTTTATTGTTTTCATATCAATTCCCTTCTTGGGAAATACCCAGCACAAACCCTCCCTCCGTTGGGAACCCGGAATTTCAGTTACCAAAAAAATAGATTCACGCTGGAGTTATAATATGTCCATATCAGGCAGACAACGTTTTACAAATTATGGTGAAGGGGAAAGCAATCTTAAAACGGATCGTTGGGAAATAAAATCATTTGGCACATATACCCTATTTGGAGGTAAAAAATTAAGTTTAGGCTATATGTATAGGACGGTTGATCCTTTTGAACCTGAAAGTGGTTGGGAGCATAGAATCACGCAACAATTTGCCTTTATCACCAATTTTGGTGGCTACCGATTAGGAAATAAATTTAGAATAGAGCAAAGAATCCGATCTAGCGTTTATTTAACCAGATTGAGATATGCCATCAGCAATGATTTTCCCTTGCAAGGGGAAAGTTTGGATCCAAAAGAATTTTATTTAATCGGAGGCAATGAACTGGTTTATGCTTTTAATGGCCTTGGAGATGAACTGGAAAATAGATTTTCTTTAGGAATTGGAAGATTAATAAAGGGTGGGCAAAAGTTACAATTTTCAGTCCAAAGCCGTTATAGCGACTTAATCAGTTCGAATCGAGACCATATTATCCAATTCGAAAGTGTTTATTACTTCAATTTGTAA
- a CDS encoding TlpA disulfide reductase family protein: MKKLYLFSLLLVLFACSPEKKKIELSGKWIGEISMQGKIMPFEMKIQEKQDGEILASIINGEEEIELNEIEKRNDSLHIPLHIFDISIDVKIGNNVLAGTYTKHYEADYVLPITFHKGDTRFKSDLNEEPADFSGKWEVTFIEPKEQDTTEAVGIFEQNGSNIKGTFLTPLGDYRYLVGIAEGNQMKLSTFDGNHAFLFEAELQPDNTLKGHFYSGKDWYESWTAFRNEDAELPHPDSLTYLKKGYDNIYFSFPNLEGEKVSLQDEKYQDKVVIVQIFGTWCPNCMDETKFLTKWYDENKDRGVEIIGLAYEAKDDFEYAKSRVEKMIKKYDVKYDFLIAGTNDKEEASKTLPMLNRVISFPTMIIIDKNGELVNIHTGFNGPGTGKYYEEFVEDFNAKMDSLLSE, encoded by the coding sequence ATGAAGAAATTATATCTATTTAGCCTTTTACTTGTACTTTTTGCATGCTCTCCCGAAAAGAAAAAAATTGAATTATCTGGAAAGTGGATTGGTGAAATTAGTATGCAGGGAAAAATCATGCCTTTCGAAATGAAAATTCAGGAAAAGCAAGACGGAGAAATTCTAGCAAGCATTATTAATGGTGAAGAAGAGATCGAATTAAATGAAATTGAAAAAAGAAATGATTCCCTCCATATTCCTTTACATATATTCGACATTTCGATAGATGTAAAAATTGGCAATAATGTTTTGGCGGGAACCTATACTAAACACTACGAAGCAGATTATGTGCTTCCTATAACTTTTCACAAAGGAGATACTCGATTTAAGAGTGATTTAAATGAAGAGCCTGCGGATTTCTCAGGAAAATGGGAAGTTACTTTTATAGAACCTAAGGAACAAGATACCACAGAAGCGGTTGGAATTTTTGAGCAAAACGGAAGCAATATCAAGGGGACATTTTTAACACCTTTGGGTGATTACCGCTACTTAGTGGGCATTGCTGAAGGAAATCAAATGAAATTAAGCACTTTTGATGGGAACCATGCCTTTCTATTTGAAGCTGAATTGCAACCTGATAATACCTTAAAAGGTCATTTTTATTCAGGAAAAGATTGGTATGAAAGCTGGACAGCCTTTCGAAATGAAGATGCAGAACTCCCTCATCCCGATTCATTAACTTATTTGAAAAAAGGATATGATAATATCTATTTCAGCTTCCCGAATTTGGAAGGAGAGAAAGTGAGTCTTCAAGATGAAAAGTATCAGGACAAAGTAGTAATCGTACAAATTTTTGGAACTTGGTGCCCGAATTGTATGGACGAGACCAAATTTCTTACGAAATGGTATGATGAAAATAAAGACAGAGGGGTTGAAATTATTGGTTTAGCTTATGAGGCCAAGGATGATTTTGAATATGCTAAAAGCAGGGTTGAAAAAATGATCAAAAAATATGATGTGAAATATGATTTCTTGATCGCGGGAACTAATGATAAGGAAGAAGCCTCTAAAACGCTGCCGATGTTGAACCGTGTAATTTCATTTCCAACTATGATTATCATTGATAAAAATGGTGAATTGGTGAATATTCATACAGGTTTCAACGGTCCTGGAACAGGAAAATACTATGAAGAGTTCGTAGAAGATTTCAATGCTAAAATGGACAGTCTTTTAAGTGAATAA
- a CDS encoding sensor histidine kinase, with the protein MAYKLEHTAEIASELPGELLFKIMKESSLVEANGVPAKALNNMLNFITREFEADEHWVVEESKKDHCLKWDLENPLIKESIPFNHELKEKSQHPFFTVEINKPFLLFKHHLIFPIDLNQQKIYIGFSSQHKFDLTSQDKKFFHVISERLKELILLINNERKEKSKSQRLETILDRLPQAIVFTENKNGDTWLNNEALEIFGLGKNEKSIPSELFSKKLSELKVKVTNKEEVELVGSNMISLNALPSSFGEDWIWKFENSVLKVIRKNAYIGGKEGELWVFDNVSELYFANERLNSLFRKLNVAYNEINANLTEFQSKSSNKSITDLEAEESRIIQQYDDNDILGKVTHDLRTPFAKVYTIVQLLLTDNQENLSPQQVERINLIKQVVADGLQIVKGFLDTGNMVLDDKKFNPEVIDVQEFVDSSLMPYELLSAKKNIIFITQVLDKNLKLEVDRTYLRRIVDNLVSNAIKFSPNETQINYTIYQEGDEIIFSVKDQGPGLTDDDKSRLFKKYQQLSAKPIGTDESTGLGLYIVKTMADKMGGRIWVESEKGKGAEFKVALKTIS; encoded by the coding sequence ATGGCTTACAAATTAGAACATACCGCTGAAATTGCCTCTGAACTTCCTGGTGAACTTCTTTTTAAAATAATGAAAGAAAGCTCACTGGTTGAAGCCAATGGTGTTCCTGCAAAAGCATTAAATAATATGCTAAATTTCATCACTCGTGAATTTGAAGCTGATGAACACTGGGTGGTAGAAGAAAGTAAAAAAGACCATTGTCTTAAGTGGGATTTGGAAAACCCTTTAATAAAAGAAAGCATTCCTTTTAACCATGAATTAAAGGAAAAAAGCCAGCATCCTTTCTTTACTGTTGAAATAAATAAGCCATTCTTGCTTTTTAAGCACCATTTAATATTCCCTATTGACCTTAATCAGCAGAAAATTTATATTGGTTTTTCATCACAACACAAGTTTGACTTAACATCTCAAGACAAAAAATTCTTCCATGTTATTTCAGAAAGGTTAAAAGAGCTGATCCTACTGATTAATAACGAACGAAAAGAAAAATCAAAATCTCAGCGCTTAGAGACGATATTAGATCGTCTGCCTCAAGCCATAGTTTTTACTGAAAATAAAAATGGTGATACTTGGCTAAATAATGAGGCTCTTGAAATCTTTGGTTTAGGGAAAAACGAAAAATCAATCCCTTCCGAACTCTTCAGTAAAAAACTATCAGAGCTAAAGGTTAAAGTCACCAATAAAGAAGAAGTAGAATTGGTGGGCAGCAATATGATAAGCCTAAATGCATTGCCTTCAAGTTTTGGAGAAGACTGGATATGGAAATTTGAAAATTCCGTCTTGAAAGTAATCCGAAAAAATGCCTATATCGGAGGTAAAGAAGGAGAATTATGGGTGTTTGATAATGTAAGTGAATTGTATTTTGCTAACGAAAGGCTAAATTCACTTTTCAGGAAACTTAATGTTGCTTATAATGAAATAAATGCCAACCTAACTGAATTTCAGAGCAAATCCAGCAATAAAAGTATTACAGATTTGGAAGCTGAGGAGTCACGAATTATTCAGCAATATGATGATAATGATATTTTAGGAAAGGTAACCCATGATTTGAGAACTCCTTTTGCTAAAGTTTACACTATCGTTCAACTCTTATTAACTGATAATCAGGAAAATTTGAGTCCCCAGCAAGTGGAAAGAATCAACTTAATTAAGCAAGTTGTTGCGGATGGTTTACAAATAGTGAAAGGATTTTTGGATACGGGCAATATGGTGTTGGATGATAAAAAATTCAATCCTGAAGTGATTGATGTGCAAGAGTTTGTGGATTCGAGTTTGATGCCATATGAACTGCTCTCAGCCAAGAAGAATATTATTTTTATCACACAGGTTTTAGATAAAAATCTGAAACTTGAAGTTGACAGAACTTATCTAAGAAGAATTGTTGACAATTTGGTGTCTAATGCCATTAAGTTTTCCCCTAATGAAACACAAATAAATTACACTATCTATCAAGAAGGGGATGAAATTATATTCTCCGTAAAAGACCAAGGTCCTGGTCTAACGGATGATGATAAAAGCCGCTTATTTAAAAAGTATCAGCAACTTTCGGCCAAACCAATAGGGACAGACGAATCTACAGGTTTAGGGCTTTATATTGTGAAAACCATGGCTGATAAAATGGGCGGCAGAATATGGGTAGAAAGTGAAAAAGGAAAAGGAGCTGAATTTAAAGTTGCTCTTAAAACCATATCCTAA